The following are encoded in a window of Hippoglossus stenolepis isolate QCI-W04-F060 chromosome 10, HSTE1.2, whole genome shotgun sequence genomic DNA:
- the olig4 gene encoding oligodendrocyte transcription factor 4 — protein MDSDAGSTCSRSSSPDLVVDDSAGSFFSNKMFQTYYQEGRADDEASEGRMERCGGKIRSEDGKEVVQDLRLKVNSRERKRMHDLNQAMDGLREVMPYAHGPSVRKLSKISTLLLARNYILMLSSSLDEMKKLVGDVYGGSAAVQSRTASHHAITPTAPTVHHPLHPLAQSLHSLVGGTPSTLQHHHSSSVPVPHSTASFLGFHAPVQGLLKDPLHLTSSYRHFPGMPCPCSLCQPLPTTTSTLHSLSMNK, from the coding sequence ATGGATTCTGACGCTGGCTCCACCTGCAGCCGCTCGTCATCCCCTGACCTGGTGGTGGACGACTCAGCTGGGAGCTTCTTCTCCAACAAGATGTTCCAGACCTACTACCAAGAAGGCAGAGCAGACGACGAGGCCAGCGAGGGGAGGATGGAGCGCTGCGGCGGTAAAATCAGGTCTGAGGACGGCAAGGAGGTGGTGCAGGACCTGAGGCTGAAAGTCAACAGccgggagaggaagaggatgcaCGATCTCAACCAGGCGATGGACGGCCTGAGAGAGGTCATGCCCTACGCCCACGGCCCCTCAGTGCGCAAGCTGTCGAAAATCTCCACCTTGCTTCTGGCCCGCAACTACATCCTCATGCTGTCGAGCTCGTTGGATGAGATGAAGAAGCTGGTGGGGGACGTTTATGGAGGCAGCGCTGCCGTCCAGAGCCGCACCGCAAGCCACCACGCCATTACCCCCACAGCCCCCACAGTCCATCACCCACTCCATCCTCTAGCACAGTCTCTGCACTCCCTGGTGGGTGGCACTCCATCCACGCTCCAGCACCATCACTCGTCTTCGGTCCCAGTCCCACACTCCACTGCCAGCTTCCTGGGCTTTCATGCTCCAGTCCAGGGCCTGCTGAAGGACCCCCTGCACCTGACCAGCTCCTACAGGCACTTCCCCGGCATGCCCTGCCCCTGCTCCCTCTGCCAGCCTCTGCCCACAACTACCTCCACATTGCACAGCCTGTCTATGAACAAGTGA
- the bsdc1 gene encoding BSD domain-containing protein 1 isoform X2 → MAEGEGWWGGWLQQSFQAVKDKSTEALEFLKRDLTEFSTVVQHDTACSIAATACAVRNKLAVSSPGFLFSPDSVFVSPSHAQTVTLYISATSQVEGSSETTEKVKKSLSSFLGVISDTLAPPPDKTIDCDVITLVATPSGTTEVYDSSKARLYSLQADPATYCNEPDGPPEQFDNWLSSFSLEDKKGEISEHLVNSPSIRSLYTKMVPAAVSHSEFWQRYFYKVFQLDQEEARRVALKQRAEQTTHSETLGWEEEEEDDFLGASPSSSQLNFPPLFDNTSTQLPTTPTVPTGTSLLSPVLSPSEERDATLSVSSDSVSLPTQVDMGPEPVALQLANKLTEASLEDVALKTQETQRPAKSDLPPQPQVEAVSQPEVTVDGATSRTPASKPEPTKEEGPQDLRVFELNSDSGKSTPSNNGKKGSSTDVSEDWEKDFDLDMTEEEVQLALSKIEDTGELEEDWENWN, encoded by the exons ATGGCTGAAGG AGAAGGCTGGTGGGGAGGCTGGCTTCAGCAGAGCTTCCAGGCCGTCAAAGACAAG TCGACTGAGGCCTTAGAATTCCTGAAGCGCGACCTGACAGAGTTCTCCACTGTGGTGCAGCATGACACCGCCTGCTCAATTGCAGCGACAGCCTGTGCTGTCAGAAACAAACTTGCAGTAAGTTCTCCTGgctttctgttttctcctgacagtgtatttgtgtcaccatcacatgcacagactgTAACCCTGTATATTTCCGCTACTTCCCAGGTGGAAGGCTCCtcagaaaccacagagaaggtgaagaagagCCTCTCTAGTTTCTTGGGAGTCATTTCTGACACACTTGCTCCACCCCCTGATAAAACCATCgactgtgatgtcatcacattGGTGGCAACACCATCAGGAACCACAGAGGTTTACGACAGTTCCAAG GCACGTCTCTACAGTTTGCAAGCCGACCCTGCTACATACTGCAATGAGCCTGATG GGCCACCAGAGCAGTTTGACAACTGGCTGTCCAGCTTCAGTTTGGAGGATAAGAAAGGAGAAATCTCAGAGCATTTGGTCAACAGTCCCTCTATACGATCCCTTTACACCAAAATG GTGCCAGCAGCTGTATCCCATTCAGAATTTTGGCAGAGGTATTTCTACAAAGTCTTCCAGTTGGACCAG gaggaggcgaggagagTAGCACTGAAGCAGAGAGCAGAACAGACGACACATTCAGAGACCCTGGgctgggaggaggaagaggagg ACGACTTCCTCGGCgcctcaccatcatcatctcaACTCAACTTCCCACCGCTGTTTGACAACACCTCAACCCAGCTGCCCACGACCCCGACAGTTCCCACAGGAACCTCTCTGCTCAGTCCCGTCCTGTCTCCAAGCGAAGAGCGTGACGCCACCCTCTCAGTCAGCAGCGACAGCGTGAGCCTGCCCACACAGGTGGATATGGGGCCAGAGCCCGTCGCCCTGCAGCTGGCCAACAAACTGACAGAAGCTAGCTTGGAAGATGTCGCACTCAAGACGCAGGAAACTCAGAGGCCTGCAAAGAGTGACTTACCTCCCCAGCCTCAAGTGGAGGCTGTATCCCAGCCAGAGGTCACTGTTGATGGGGCGACCTCGAGGACCCCTGCTTCTAAACCAGAGCCAACAAAAGAAGAGGGGCCGCAGGACCTGAGAGTGTTTGAGCTCAACTCTGACAGCGGGAAGTCAACGCCCTCTAACAACGGCAAGAAAG ggtCCAGCACCGACGTGAGTGAGGACTGGGAGAAAGACTTTGACCTGGACATGACAGAGGAAGAAGTCCAACTGGCACTCTCCAAAATAGAAGACACTGGGGAG
- the bsdc1 gene encoding BSD domain-containing protein 1 isoform X3: protein MRKSTADSPEGWWGGWLQQSFQAVKDKSTEALEFLKRDLTEFSTVVQHDTACSIAATACAVRNKLAVEGSSETTEKVKKSLSSFLGVISDTLAPPPDKTIDCDVITLVATPSGTTEVYDSSKARLYSLQADPATYCNEPDGPPEQFDNWLSSFSLEDKKGEISEHLVNSPSIRSLYTKMVPAAVSHSEFWQRYFYKVFQLDQEEARRVALKQRAEQTTHSETLGWEEEEEDDFLGASPSSSQLNFPPLFDNTSTQLPTTPTVPTGTSLLSPVLSPSEERDATLSVSSDSVSLPTQVDMGPEPVALQLANKLTEASLEDVALKTQETQRPAKSDLPPQPQVEAVSQPEVTVDGATSRTPASKPEPTKEEGPQDLRVFELNSDSGKSTPSNNGKKGSSTDVSEDWEKDFDLDMTEEEVQLALSKIEDTGELEEDWENWN, encoded by the exons ATGAGAAAGTCGACAGCTGACAGTCC AGAAGGCTGGTGGGGAGGCTGGCTTCAGCAGAGCTTCCAGGCCGTCAAAGACAAG TCGACTGAGGCCTTAGAATTCCTGAAGCGCGACCTGACAGAGTTCTCCACTGTGGTGCAGCATGACACCGCCTGCTCAATTGCAGCGACAGCCTGTGCTGTCAGAAACAAACTTGCA GTGGAAGGCTCCtcagaaaccacagagaaggtgaagaagagCCTCTCTAGTTTCTTGGGAGTCATTTCTGACACACTTGCTCCACCCCCTGATAAAACCATCgactgtgatgtcatcacattGGTGGCAACACCATCAGGAACCACAGAGGTTTACGACAGTTCCAAG GCACGTCTCTACAGTTTGCAAGCCGACCCTGCTACATACTGCAATGAGCCTGATG GGCCACCAGAGCAGTTTGACAACTGGCTGTCCAGCTTCAGTTTGGAGGATAAGAAAGGAGAAATCTCAGAGCATTTGGTCAACAGTCCCTCTATACGATCCCTTTACACCAAAATG GTGCCAGCAGCTGTATCCCATTCAGAATTTTGGCAGAGGTATTTCTACAAAGTCTTCCAGTTGGACCAG gaggaggcgaggagagTAGCACTGAAGCAGAGAGCAGAACAGACGACACATTCAGAGACCCTGGgctgggaggaggaagaggagg ACGACTTCCTCGGCgcctcaccatcatcatctcaACTCAACTTCCCACCGCTGTTTGACAACACCTCAACCCAGCTGCCCACGACCCCGACAGTTCCCACAGGAACCTCTCTGCTCAGTCCCGTCCTGTCTCCAAGCGAAGAGCGTGACGCCACCCTCTCAGTCAGCAGCGACAGCGTGAGCCTGCCCACACAGGTGGATATGGGGCCAGAGCCCGTCGCCCTGCAGCTGGCCAACAAACTGACAGAAGCTAGCTTGGAAGATGTCGCACTCAAGACGCAGGAAACTCAGAGGCCTGCAAAGAGTGACTTACCTCCCCAGCCTCAAGTGGAGGCTGTATCCCAGCCAGAGGTCACTGTTGATGGGGCGACCTCGAGGACCCCTGCTTCTAAACCAGAGCCAACAAAAGAAGAGGGGCCGCAGGACCTGAGAGTGTTTGAGCTCAACTCTGACAGCGGGAAGTCAACGCCCTCTAACAACGGCAAGAAAG ggtCCAGCACCGACGTGAGTGAGGACTGGGAGAAAGACTTTGACCTGGACATGACAGAGGAAGAAGTCCAACTGGCACTCTCCAAAATAGAAGACACTGGGGAG
- the bsdc1 gene encoding BSD domain-containing protein 1 isoform X1: protein MRKSTADSPEGWWGGWLQQSFQAVKDKSTEALEFLKRDLTEFSTVVQHDTACSIAATACAVRNKLAVSSPGFLFSPDSVFVSPSHAQTVTLYISATSQVEGSSETTEKVKKSLSSFLGVISDTLAPPPDKTIDCDVITLVATPSGTTEVYDSSKARLYSLQADPATYCNEPDGPPEQFDNWLSSFSLEDKKGEISEHLVNSPSIRSLYTKMVPAAVSHSEFWQRYFYKVFQLDQEEARRVALKQRAEQTTHSETLGWEEEEEDDFLGASPSSSQLNFPPLFDNTSTQLPTTPTVPTGTSLLSPVLSPSEERDATLSVSSDSVSLPTQVDMGPEPVALQLANKLTEASLEDVALKTQETQRPAKSDLPPQPQVEAVSQPEVTVDGATSRTPASKPEPTKEEGPQDLRVFELNSDSGKSTPSNNGKKGSSTDVSEDWEKDFDLDMTEEEVQLALSKIEDTGELEEDWENWN from the exons ATGAGAAAGTCGACAGCTGACAGTCC AGAAGGCTGGTGGGGAGGCTGGCTTCAGCAGAGCTTCCAGGCCGTCAAAGACAAG TCGACTGAGGCCTTAGAATTCCTGAAGCGCGACCTGACAGAGTTCTCCACTGTGGTGCAGCATGACACCGCCTGCTCAATTGCAGCGACAGCCTGTGCTGTCAGAAACAAACTTGCAGTAAGTTCTCCTGgctttctgttttctcctgacagtgtatttgtgtcaccatcacatgcacagactgTAACCCTGTATATTTCCGCTACTTCCCAGGTGGAAGGCTCCtcagaaaccacagagaaggtgaagaagagCCTCTCTAGTTTCTTGGGAGTCATTTCTGACACACTTGCTCCACCCCCTGATAAAACCATCgactgtgatgtcatcacattGGTGGCAACACCATCAGGAACCACAGAGGTTTACGACAGTTCCAAG GCACGTCTCTACAGTTTGCAAGCCGACCCTGCTACATACTGCAATGAGCCTGATG GGCCACCAGAGCAGTTTGACAACTGGCTGTCCAGCTTCAGTTTGGAGGATAAGAAAGGAGAAATCTCAGAGCATTTGGTCAACAGTCCCTCTATACGATCCCTTTACACCAAAATG GTGCCAGCAGCTGTATCCCATTCAGAATTTTGGCAGAGGTATTTCTACAAAGTCTTCCAGTTGGACCAG gaggaggcgaggagagTAGCACTGAAGCAGAGAGCAGAACAGACGACACATTCAGAGACCCTGGgctgggaggaggaagaggagg ACGACTTCCTCGGCgcctcaccatcatcatctcaACTCAACTTCCCACCGCTGTTTGACAACACCTCAACCCAGCTGCCCACGACCCCGACAGTTCCCACAGGAACCTCTCTGCTCAGTCCCGTCCTGTCTCCAAGCGAAGAGCGTGACGCCACCCTCTCAGTCAGCAGCGACAGCGTGAGCCTGCCCACACAGGTGGATATGGGGCCAGAGCCCGTCGCCCTGCAGCTGGCCAACAAACTGACAGAAGCTAGCTTGGAAGATGTCGCACTCAAGACGCAGGAAACTCAGAGGCCTGCAAAGAGTGACTTACCTCCCCAGCCTCAAGTGGAGGCTGTATCCCAGCCAGAGGTCACTGTTGATGGGGCGACCTCGAGGACCCCTGCTTCTAAACCAGAGCCAACAAAAGAAGAGGGGCCGCAGGACCTGAGAGTGTTTGAGCTCAACTCTGACAGCGGGAAGTCAACGCCCTCTAACAACGGCAAGAAAG ggtCCAGCACCGACGTGAGTGAGGACTGGGAGAAAGACTTTGACCTGGACATGACAGAGGAAGAAGTCCAACTGGCACTCTCCAAAATAGAAGACACTGGGGAG
- the bsdc1 gene encoding BSD domain-containing protein 1 isoform X4, whose amino-acid sequence MAEGEGWWGGWLQQSFQAVKDKSTEALEFLKRDLTEFSTVVQHDTACSIAATACAVRNKLAVEGSSETTEKVKKSLSSFLGVISDTLAPPPDKTIDCDVITLVATPSGTTEVYDSSKARLYSLQADPATYCNEPDGPPEQFDNWLSSFSLEDKKGEISEHLVNSPSIRSLYTKMVPAAVSHSEFWQRYFYKVFQLDQEEARRVALKQRAEQTTHSETLGWEEEEEDDFLGASPSSSQLNFPPLFDNTSTQLPTTPTVPTGTSLLSPVLSPSEERDATLSVSSDSVSLPTQVDMGPEPVALQLANKLTEASLEDVALKTQETQRPAKSDLPPQPQVEAVSQPEVTVDGATSRTPASKPEPTKEEGPQDLRVFELNSDSGKSTPSNNGKKGSSTDVSEDWEKDFDLDMTEEEVQLALSKIEDTGELEEDWENWN is encoded by the exons ATGGCTGAAGG AGAAGGCTGGTGGGGAGGCTGGCTTCAGCAGAGCTTCCAGGCCGTCAAAGACAAG TCGACTGAGGCCTTAGAATTCCTGAAGCGCGACCTGACAGAGTTCTCCACTGTGGTGCAGCATGACACCGCCTGCTCAATTGCAGCGACAGCCTGTGCTGTCAGAAACAAACTTGCA GTGGAAGGCTCCtcagaaaccacagagaaggtgaagaagagCCTCTCTAGTTTCTTGGGAGTCATTTCTGACACACTTGCTCCACCCCCTGATAAAACCATCgactgtgatgtcatcacattGGTGGCAACACCATCAGGAACCACAGAGGTTTACGACAGTTCCAAG GCACGTCTCTACAGTTTGCAAGCCGACCCTGCTACATACTGCAATGAGCCTGATG GGCCACCAGAGCAGTTTGACAACTGGCTGTCCAGCTTCAGTTTGGAGGATAAGAAAGGAGAAATCTCAGAGCATTTGGTCAACAGTCCCTCTATACGATCCCTTTACACCAAAATG GTGCCAGCAGCTGTATCCCATTCAGAATTTTGGCAGAGGTATTTCTACAAAGTCTTCCAGTTGGACCAG gaggaggcgaggagagTAGCACTGAAGCAGAGAGCAGAACAGACGACACATTCAGAGACCCTGGgctgggaggaggaagaggagg ACGACTTCCTCGGCgcctcaccatcatcatctcaACTCAACTTCCCACCGCTGTTTGACAACACCTCAACCCAGCTGCCCACGACCCCGACAGTTCCCACAGGAACCTCTCTGCTCAGTCCCGTCCTGTCTCCAAGCGAAGAGCGTGACGCCACCCTCTCAGTCAGCAGCGACAGCGTGAGCCTGCCCACACAGGTGGATATGGGGCCAGAGCCCGTCGCCCTGCAGCTGGCCAACAAACTGACAGAAGCTAGCTTGGAAGATGTCGCACTCAAGACGCAGGAAACTCAGAGGCCTGCAAAGAGTGACTTACCTCCCCAGCCTCAAGTGGAGGCTGTATCCCAGCCAGAGGTCACTGTTGATGGGGCGACCTCGAGGACCCCTGCTTCTAAACCAGAGCCAACAAAAGAAGAGGGGCCGCAGGACCTGAGAGTGTTTGAGCTCAACTCTGACAGCGGGAAGTCAACGCCCTCTAACAACGGCAAGAAAG ggtCCAGCACCGACGTGAGTGAGGACTGGGAGAAAGACTTTGACCTGGACATGACAGAGGAAGAAGTCCAACTGGCACTCTCCAAAATAGAAGACACTGGGGAG